The genomic window TGGAACACCTGCAGAGGATTTAAGCTCACTGGCTGCTCTGGCCCAGCAGAGGAAAAGTAAGCCACCCAGCGTCGCGGCCTTCGAAACGAAGAGCAATTCCGACGAAGCGTTCTTTAAGCATAAGTGCAGGTTCTGTGCAAAAGTGTTTGGGAGCGACAGTGCCTTGCAGATCCATTTGCGTTCTCACACTGGGGAGAGGCCGTTCAAATGCAACATCTGTGGAAACCGGTTTTCCACCAAGGGGAACTTAAAAGTCCACTTTCAGCGTCATAAAGAGAAATATCCTCACATTCAAATGAACCCCTACCCAGTGCCGGAGCACTTGGACAATATCCCCACCAGTACAGGTATTCCCTATGGAATGTCGATACCGCCGGAGAAACCTGTAACCAGCTGGCTGGACAGCAAGCCAGTGTTATCGACTTTGACGACATCAGTTGGCCTACCACTTCCACCCACAATTCCAAGCTTGACCCCTTTCATCAAAACAGAGGAGCCTCAGCCCATCCCCATCACACATCCTTCGTCTAGCCCCCCCTGTTCTGTCAAAAGTGACTCTGGCTCTGTTGATCCTGCGGGGAAAAACTCAAACGGGCATCTAGTTGACAGGGACATAGGGGTTTTGTTCTCTTCCAGTGGCAAACAGGAAGAAACCACTCAGACGCCTAGCACTTCCACCAGCCTGAACACCAACACAACTTCTCCCGGAGCAGATTCAGGCTCAAACAATGTGGTGACTTTTACCAATCCCCTGATGCCTCTCCTGTCAGAGCAGTTCAAGGCTAAGTTCCCATTTGGAGGCCTTCTGGATGCAACACCAGCCTCTGAGACTTCCAAATTGCAACAGCTGGTGGAAAACATTGACAAAAAGGCAAGCGACCCCAATGAGTGCATCATCTGTCACCGGGTTCTGAGTTGCCAGAGTGCTTTGAAAATGCACTACCGCACCCACACTGGTGAGAGGCCATTCAAGTGCAAAATCTGTGGCCGCGCCTTCACGACCAAAGGCAACTTGAAGACCCATTATAGCGTTCACCGTGCCATGCCCCCGCTGAGAGTACAACATTCCTGCCCCATTTGCCAGAAAAAGTTCACCAATGCTGTCGTACTTCAGCAACACATCCGTATGCACATGGGAGGCCAGATTCCGAACACACCTGTGACAGAAAACTATCCTGAGTCCATGGAGTCCGACACAGGGTCTTTTGATGAGAAGAACTTTGACGATCTGGACAACTTCTCTGATGAGAACATGGAAGACTGTCCTGACAGCAGCGTGCCGGATACACCGAAATCGGCGGACGCATCTCAAGATAGTTTATCTTCTTCCCCACTGCCACCAGAAATGTCAAGTATCGCTGCTTTGGAAAACCAGATGAAAATGATCAATGCGGGGCtcgtggagcagctccaagcaaGCTTAAAGTCTGTAGAGAATGGGTCGGCGGAAGGGGATGTGCTGACAAATGATTCATCATCCGTCGGGGGTGACATGGATAGCCAAAGCGCCGGAAGTCCTGCCATCTCAGAGTCTACCTCTTCCATGCAGGCCTTGTCCCCGTCCAACAGCACGACTGATTACCACAAATCGCCCAGCGTGGAAGAGAAACCAACTAGAACTTTAACCAATGACTTTGCCAATGGTTGGCCCCTGGGCCTTGCAAACGGTGGCGCTTTGGACTTGACATCGGGCCACCCAGAGAAGCTGATTAAGGAAGAGTCCTTGAGCATGTTGTTTCCCTTCCGAGACAGAGGCAAGCTTAAGAATACAGCGTGTGACATTTGTGGCAAGACATTTGCTTGTCAGAGTGCCTTGGACATTCATTACAGAAGTCATACCAAAGAGAGACCATTTATTTGCACAGTCTGCAATCGTGGCTTTTCCACAAAGGGTAATTTGAAGCAGCATATGTTGACACATCAGATGCGAGACCTACCATCACAGCTCTTTGAACCCAATTCCAATCTCGGCCCGACCCAGAACTCTTCTTCGGCGATCCCTGTGAACTCACTTTCCACGCTCATCAAGACCGAGGTCAATGGTTTTATACACGGCTCTCCTCAGGACAGCAAAGAGACATCACCTGGCCTGCTTCCTTTGGGGCCTTTGCCACCTTCAGCCACGTCACCTGTTTTGCTTCCGGCTCTGCCCAGGAGGACGCCAAAGCAGCACTTCTGCAACACGTGTGGGAAAACCTTTTCATCGTCTAGCGCTTTGCAGATTCATGAGAGGACCCACACGGGAGAGAAGCCGTTTGCCTGCACGATATGTGGGAGAGCGTTCACCACAAAAGGAAACCTCAAGGTATGCTTTTGCCCGTATAACATTCAATTGACTGGATTCTGAATTTCGGTTGGCTTTACAGGTTGACCctcggtatctgcgggggatccattcccaggcCCCCCATGGTTACTGAAGcccacagataatggaatccGTGGGTGGGGGCCTCCAGACATGTCTGCAAGGTGCTTCTGATTGTATCTAGGAGATCAGGTGAGGGCCTCCAGTGTGGGTCCTACACCTGCGCCGACTCAGATTTGCGAGTGCTGAACCCATAGATGGAGGCTCCACCTATACTTCTGTTGCCCTCTGCATCTGGGTTCGTTGTAGTATTGTGGTAGCTTTGCATTTTACTGCAGCAAAATGCATTACTGGATCTACACCAGCCTTGCACACTGCAGAAACCTATACGTGTGGTGTTAAACTATGATTGGGCTAAGGTATCAAGGCATGTATGTCCTTAGTAATATAGTGTCGTCACCATTCATACGGTTCTGTTAAAGAACTCTGCacatgtaagagaacaaatgtctgCCCTAAAGAGCTTGCAATTGAAATGTGATTTTTGGGGAGACTACAGAAGAAAGGGAATTAAATATAGGTCAAGGTAAAGAAAAAGACGGACACCggcatatccatggtttcacttatccacggttcTCAAATTACGCCCCCATTGTGCTCAAATGGGGAGTACCTAGACTAGTAGAGAAATGCTACAGGAGGTGATACTGAGACTGCTGATAGGAAGTTCTCTAGCAGCTAcgagtctaagggcacaatcctaacccccagatTAGgcaggcacaagtcacttgcgccgACCCGGgggtgtagcaaatgtgctgtaaggcacatttgcgccaactcaggagtcggggaggccagcgcaaggagttgcgctggcctccctgcactgaatCCAGGCCCGGGGTAAGTTTCTGTTGGCTGAGCTCAACCAAGGCAggtgtgtggagagggtgggaaggtggggaagaggtgttttggggaaggggagggcgggtgttcccggggcaggcagggagcaagaggcggggccaggatgcagcagttatgctggattttgaccccattcccaggctgtGTGGAGTGGCCCCTGGCAGCTCTGTTTTGCTTGGATCTGTGCAaccttgtcaggtggcgcagattcaagtagacccattggggccagtgcattGTGACAcatggtaaggggatatttttccctttgcctcgagctgtgctgcttttggccccaaacttgcgctggatgaagtgcaggccagttggccggCCTGctgcagcacaagttaggattgcgctgtaagttcctgctgcttcctgttcaaaaacaaaaggaagaaaaaaatctcccttttgctgggtttgcaaatgaagagaggtgagtcatgagcaggACAGGGGTTGAGTAGGGTTCACTGCTAACTGCAGATTCCAGTATCTGTAGCAGCAGAAATGATAACGATCTTCCCCTCCTATGGCTCCCAACTGACTGCTTTCCATTCCTTTAGCATTCTCCTTGCCCCTTTCAGACTAGTCTAAATCCTGCAATGGACTGTTGGTTTGTGATTTACCCCAGGGTGTTCTGAATACTGGCCTGGACTGAGGAATGATTTTATAATCCAGCCACCAGGGGGTTGCACctttcatggaaaaggtgggatTTGAAGGTATGCTCACAGAGGTATTCTAGGAAGCAGTTCTTGGCATGGGTGCAGCTATTCACCCTGACACATGTTCATTGGTTTTTCTACATAAAATGTGCATGGCCTATTCCATGTGTGGGCATCAGGAAATCCTGGTCCATGGAGGGCTTCAGGACTTGTTCCTAGATATATGTCTTTCAGACGTAATGGTCCTGTGGCACAAAACACTGATTTAAACCTCGCGATTGCATTTTGCAATGTAAAATGCAAAGTTGCACTGGGACTGCTGAGGACATGATTTAGTAGCTTCTGTCCATGTAATGCACAGCAGGAAGTTGTGCTTTGGGGAAGGATGGTTAGACTTAAGGCACCTGGTGTGTGTTTGAGATTGCACCTTGACTCAAATAATGTGGATGTATAGTGCAGGGTTGAACTGTCTTTCCTCAGACCCTCGACTTCAGTCTTTGAGAAAACAAATCTCTCTCATTGATGCAAAGTTGAAGAGGAAACCTTAGAATAggaagggtgaccagatgttatctttttccaggacatgtcctcttttttgcctcatgtcctggaaaagaacttcaatgtcctcctttttcctgtgagcgGTCTCTACAgtcagtgcatagccttcttgtaattaataaattatatgtaatataactTTTAAATTTGATaagtaatgtagtgtttaaattaatcacatgaaatcaatataccagtgcttttagcttttattttgtcatgtcctacatttttcttggatgccctacattttggggtgccttgtgctcttttgcggttatgacatctggccaCCCTGAGAATATGTGTTTGCTCATGAGCCTGCTGGTGGCCTGACCTAGAAAGGCGAAGTTAGGTAGTGCTTCCACCAGTCAGAAGAAATGGGAACTCTACATTCAGCTGATGGGGGTTCTTCATTCAATATCCCTTAAGAAATTTCTCTGTTGCTGAAAGTCTGTGCAGCTTCTCTCCTCTGTCCGTCTCCTGTGCTTGCCCCAAGTGCTCCAATACTCCAATACTCCACTTTGCTCCAATACTAAATGTATATTAAATAGAAACGCATTTTGCACACACTCCTCCTTGTTTAAGAGTTAAAATTTGTGTGCGTAGATGCAAAATTTGATGCACTCTCTAATTAAAGGTAGTCATGAACAGAGCTGAGACTGAGAAATGCCTTCCTACCTGGGTGGGCCCTGagtttcaccaccaccacacaaaaACTGTGGACCCAGAGGTGGTCGCAGAGATCAGCAGTAGACCCTCTTAAAAGTCTCAGACCCTTGATAGCTGCCCCAGCAATTCAGATCTCCAGCACTGGCTCTTTTCACAAAGTCTACCATGAATACTGTGCAGCAAAAAACCTTCTCTTTTCAGATGTTTCACATAACCTGCCGTGCAGACCAAGAATCCAACCAAAACCAATTAAAGCTAGATCCATGTTACTGGGCAAACTTTTTTTCTTAGTGGCAGCTACCCCATTCATGGAACACCAGTGGAGCACTTCCAGATGGACCTGGCTCTGTGCATCTTCCTCAAGAGACTGGGATGAGCAATAGGAGAGGAATAGCAACATTTGGACTTTTAGCCTACACACATGAAACCTACACAGTCAATGCAGGATGCTTTTGGCATGTCAAAAAAGGAccttaaccaatttttgcctggCCTGCAGTGTGCACGtttgatccctattgtgtatgtacagcattgggcagaaatggcttaaaggaggTTGAAGACAATGCCTGGCATAGGTGCAGAGGGGGCTATTGCATGTGGAAGCCCCATTTAGCTCTGTGATTGGCCAGAGTGTGTGTGGCCACCTTTAGTGAAGTACAGTTGTC from Tiliqua scincoides isolate rTilSci1 chromosome 9, rTilSci1.hap2, whole genome shotgun sequence includes these protein-coding regions:
- the SALL1 gene encoding sal-like protein 1 isoform X2, whose product is MGDTQKGQAHRTTKAKDAHVCGRCCAEFFELSDLLQHKKNCTKNQLVLIVNETPVSASEAFPPSSPADNPDEQRNDTVNNMDQVDHSDLSEHNKLDKEESMDVEASGINKSTSGASQNVNNSITSSNSSTMGTSATTTSLPQIGDLTTLGNFSMINSNVIIENLQSTKVAVAQFSQEARCNGASTSKLAVPALMEQLLALQQQQIHQLQLIEQIRHQILLLASQNVDLPTSPSPSQSTLRASANPLSTLSSHLSQQLAAAAGLAQSLASQSASISGVKQLPPLQLPQSNPGNTLIPSSSGSTPNINLSAAAVTTPSSDKVATSAGGPQLGNPAVTASSSPAFAISSLLSPIANPLLPQPTPSNSVFPSPLSSLGTPAEDLSSLAALAQQRKSKPPSVAAFETKSNSDEAFFKHKCRFCAKVFGSDSALQIHLRSHTGERPFKCNICGNRFSTKGNLKVHFQRHKEKYPHIQMNPYPVPEHLDNIPTSTGIPYGMSIPPEKPVTSWLDSKPVLSTLTTSVGLPLPPTIPSLTPFIKTEEPQPIPITHPSSSPPCSVKSDSGSVDPAGKNSNGHLVDRDIGVLFSSSGKQEETTQTPSTSTSLNTNTTSPGADSGSNNVVTFTNPLMPLLSEQFKAKFPFGGLLDATPASETSKLQQLVENIDKKASDPNECIICHRVLSCQSALKMHYRTHTGERPFKCKICGRAFTTKGNLKTHYSVHRAMPPLRVQHSCPICQKKFTNAVVLQQHIRMHMGGQIPNTPVTENYPESMESDTGSFDEKNFDDLDNFSDENMEDCPDSSVPDTPKSADASQDSLSSSPLPPEMSSIAALENQMKMINAGLVEQLQASLKSVENGSAEGDVLTNDSSSVGGDMDSQSAGSPAISESTSSMQALSPSNSTTDYHKSPSVEEKPTRTLTNDFANGWPLGLANGGALDLTSGHPEKLIKEESLSMLFPFRDRGKLKNTACDICGKTFACQSALDIHYRSHTKERPFICTVCNRGFSTKGNLKQHMLTHQMRDLPSQLFEPNSNLGPTQNSSSAIPVNSLSTLIKTEVNGFIHGSPQDSKETSPGLLPLGPLPPSATSPVLLPALPRRTPKQHFCNTCGKTFSSSSALQIHERTHTGEKPFACTICGRAFTTKGNLKVHMGTHMWNSAPARRGRRLSVDGPMTFLGSNPVKFPEMFPKDLAARSGNGDPSGFWNQYAAALSNGLAMKTNEISVIQNGGIPPIPGSMGNGSSSPISGLTGSLEKLQNSEPNAPLAGLEKMASSENGTTFRFTHFVEDGKEIVTN
- the SALL1 gene encoding sal-like protein 1 isoform X1: MSRRKQAKPQHFQSDPELASRSQRNGDTQKGQAHRTTKAKDAHVCGRCCAEFFELSDLLQHKKNCTKNQLVLIVNETPVSASEAFPPSSPADNPDEQRNDTVNNMDQVDHSDLSEHNKLDKEESMDVEASGINKSTSGASQNVNNSITSSNSSTMGTSATTTSLPQIGDLTTLGNFSMINSNVIIENLQSTKVAVAQFSQEARCNGASTSKLAVPALMEQLLALQQQQIHQLQLIEQIRHQILLLASQNVDLPTSPSPSQSTLRASANPLSTLSSHLSQQLAAAAGLAQSLASQSASISGVKQLPPLQLPQSNPGNTLIPSSSGSTPNINLSAAAVTTPSSDKVATSAGGPQLGNPAVTASSSPAFAISSLLSPIANPLLPQPTPSNSVFPSPLSSLGTPAEDLSSLAALAQQRKSKPPSVAAFETKSNSDEAFFKHKCRFCAKVFGSDSALQIHLRSHTGERPFKCNICGNRFSTKGNLKVHFQRHKEKYPHIQMNPYPVPEHLDNIPTSTGIPYGMSIPPEKPVTSWLDSKPVLSTLTTSVGLPLPPTIPSLTPFIKTEEPQPIPITHPSSSPPCSVKSDSGSVDPAGKNSNGHLVDRDIGVLFSSSGKQEETTQTPSTSTSLNTNTTSPGADSGSNNVVTFTNPLMPLLSEQFKAKFPFGGLLDATPASETSKLQQLVENIDKKASDPNECIICHRVLSCQSALKMHYRTHTGERPFKCKICGRAFTTKGNLKTHYSVHRAMPPLRVQHSCPICQKKFTNAVVLQQHIRMHMGGQIPNTPVTENYPESMESDTGSFDEKNFDDLDNFSDENMEDCPDSSVPDTPKSADASQDSLSSSPLPPEMSSIAALENQMKMINAGLVEQLQASLKSVENGSAEGDVLTNDSSSVGGDMDSQSAGSPAISESTSSMQALSPSNSTTDYHKSPSVEEKPTRTLTNDFANGWPLGLANGGALDLTSGHPEKLIKEESLSMLFPFRDRGKLKNTACDICGKTFACQSALDIHYRSHTKERPFICTVCNRGFSTKGNLKQHMLTHQMRDLPSQLFEPNSNLGPTQNSSSAIPVNSLSTLIKTEVNGFIHGSPQDSKETSPGLLPLGPLPPSATSPVLLPALPRRTPKQHFCNTCGKTFSSSSALQIHERTHTGEKPFACTICGRAFTTKGNLKVHMGTHMWNSAPARRGRRLSVDGPMTFLGSNPVKFPEMFPKDLAARSGNGDPSGFWNQYAAALSNGLAMKTNEISVIQNGGIPPIPGSMGNGSSSPISGLTGSLEKLQNSEPNAPLAGLEKMASSENGTTFRFTHFVEDGKEIVTN